From the Tripterygium wilfordii isolate XIE 37 chromosome 6, ASM1340144v1, whole genome shotgun sequence genome, one window contains:
- the LOC120000620 gene encoding alpha-galactosidase-like translates to MHTVKDHEDSRAADLSVFVVCPFSLQILNGTHNQNYFIVRCLLSYVVSSLNLRLRHYKPPRGWNSYDSFCWTINEEQFLQNAQAVSNRLYAHGYKYVVVDYLWYRRMVEGAGIDSLGFDVIDEWGRLAPDPSRWPTSVNGKGFTQVSAKVHSMNLKFGINVMRGISTQAYNANTPILDVKTGRAYEESGRIYTAKDIGIPDRPCSWMKNGFMSVNISMAAGRAFLRSLYVQYDHWGVEFVKHDCVFGEDLDLEEIETVSRILQNRRHDIVYSVSPGTGATPAMAKVVTDLVDMYKIGSASIAKDGWGYVVAHLFVARDFAAAGLIGSDDYNGIWADLDALPFGWVTDPPDSMRGPYRNSSLTPDQQRTQMTFWGITRAPLFLGGDVRNLDDATYDLITNPMLLEMNTYSSNNTELLNVDVGNGIRAWIADQTDSGVVYLACFNLTYQKRQVSAKVSDLAKAVPQIFGSNVSICDGREAWSGMDIGKNQTVISMDVEANGAALFLLYCF, encoded by the exons ATGCAT ACAGTAAAAGACCATGAAGACAGTCGGGCTGCTGACCTCTCTGTGTTTGTTGTTTGCCCTTTCAGTTTGCAG ATATTGAACGGAACCCATAACCAGAACTATTTTATAGTTCGTTGCTTGCTTAGTTATGT GGTATCCTCATTGAATCTAAGACTCCGGCACTATAAACCACCAAGAGGTTGGAACTCCTATGATTCTTTTTGCTGGACTATTAATGAGGAGCAGTTTTTACAAAATGCTCAAGCTGTTTCTAATCGCCTTTATGCTCATGGATACAAG TATGTTGTGGTTGATTATCTCTGGTATAGGCGAATGGTGGAGGGTGCTGGTATCGATTCTCTTGGATTCGATGTGATTGATGAATGGGGAAGGTTGGCCCCTGATCCAAGTAGGTGGCCTACATCTGTAAATGGGAAAGGTTTCACTCAAGTATCGGCGAAGGTGCATTCCATGAATCTAAAGTTTGGGATTAATGTGATGAGAGGAATAAGTACTCAAGCATATAATGCCAACACCCCTATTTTAGACGTCAAAACG GGACGTGCCTATGAAGAGTCTGGTCGTATATATACAGCAAAAGATATTGGGATTCCAGACAGGCCTTGTTCATGGATGAAAAACGGTTTCATGTCTGTAAATATTTCGATGGCTGCAGGAAGAGCCTTCTTGAGGTCACTTTATGTGCAATATGATCACTGGGGTGTTGAATTCG TGAAGCATGACTGTGTATTTGGTGAGGATTTGGATCTAGAGGAGATAGAAACTGTGTCAAGG ATCCTGCAAAATCGGAGACATGATATCGTGTATTCTGTGTCTCCCGGAACTGGTGCGACTCCAGCTATGGCCAAAGTCGTAACTGATTTAGTCGACATGTACAAAATAGGCAGTGCTAGTATTGCTAAGGATGGATGGGGTTATGTTGTTGCTCATCTTTTTGTTGCAAG GGATTTCGCAGCAGCCGGCCTGATTGGTAGTGACGACTACAATGGGATATGGGCAGACTTAGATGCGCTACCATTTGGATGGGTTACTGATCCTCCAG ATTCTATGCGCGGTCCGTACAGGAATTCTAGTCTTACTCCAGATCAGCAAAGAACTCAG ATGACTTTTTGGGGTATTACTAGGGCTCCACTTTTTCTTGGAGGAGATGTTAGAAATCTTGATGATGCCACATACGATCTAATCACAAATCCCATGCTGTTGGAAATGAACACTTATAGCTCAAACAATACGgag CTTCTTAATGTCGATGTTGGTAATGGAATTCGTGCGTGGATTGCAGATCAAACGGATAGCG GAGTGGTGTACCTTGCTTGTTTCAACCTAACGTATCAAAAGAGGCAAGTATCTGCTAAAGTATCAGATTTGGCCAAGGCTGTTCCTCAGATTTTTGGGAGCAACGTGAGCATCTGTGACGGCCGTGAAGCTTGGAGCGGGATGGATATAGGAAAAAATCAAACCGTAATATCAATGGACGTAGAAGCAAATGGCGCTGCACTTTTTCTCCTATACTGTTTTTAG